Proteins encoded by one window of Aspergillus puulaauensis MK2 DNA, chromosome 4, nearly complete sequence:
- a CDS encoding putative ubiquitin C-terminal hydrolase Ubp8 (BUSCO:EOG09261I8J;~COG:O;~EggNog:ENOG410PI3B;~InterPro:IPR038765,IPR037798,IPR001394,IPR018200, IPR028889,IPR013083;~MEROPS:MER0001877;~PFAM:PF13423,PF00443;~go_function: GO:0004843 - thiol-dependent ubiquitin-specific protease activity [Evidence IEA];~go_process: GO:0006511 - ubiquitin-dependent protein catabolic process [Evidence IEA];~go_process: GO:0016578 - histone deubiquitination [Evidence IEA];~go_process: GO:0016579 - protein deubiquitination [Evidence IEA]), producing MISASAMATVASVALLSEAEFGCEHLASQLKNDGPTSNQFKTSFIKTHNSLGRRDAPKATTASLLKPKYTCLTCSEPCMNGDRKVHTEKTGHQFYMESRSRALFCQGCEDLVYDHGLERCRSSTPENTLQVAKKRRFSESSADEQYVKSNANRRPCAKQGVRGLFNLGQTCYLNVILQTLLHDPILSTYFLGNGHQPHDCTVADCIGCAVAEAFADFNSIDKPEGFAALNLLLASWRASPTLAGYQQQDAHEYYQFLVDKLHTSAEGNRDNHEKGCGCFFHRTFYGKLRSSVTCDKCGNVTKTEDPIVDLSLDVQVQAKKRAMGGGTGPNASPTLNGCLESFTSPEKLMAGVYNCSGCGNTPQKATKQLRIKKLPAILCMQLKRFEHTFAVSEKVEGRIDFPLSINMLPYTTNPNAVADESEYTYDLSSAVVHKGKLDAGHYYVYCRQGEEWMLFNDDQVTPVTEADVLGVDAYLLFYNLRCLANTAPTAP from the exons ATGATTTCCGCTTCTGCAATGGCGACCGTTGCGTCCGTTGCCCTCCTTTCGGAGGCCGAGTTCGGCTGTG AACACCTAGCATCGCAACTCAAGAACGACGGCCCAACCAGCAACCAGTTCAAGACCTCCTTCATCAAGACCCATAATTCTTTGGGGCGTCGCGATGCGCCCAAAGCCACTACGGCCAGCCTTTTAAAACCGAAGTATACGTGTTTGACTTGCTCGGAGCCGTGTATGAATGGCGATCGGAAAGTGCACACCGAGAAGACTGGCCATCAGTTTT ACATGGAGTCTAGAAGCCGGGCCTTATTCTGTCAAGGTTGCGAGGATCTGGTATATGATCATGGTTTAGAGCGATGTAGATCATCTACACCGGAAAATACATTACAAG TCGCAAAGAAACGACGTTTCAGCGAGAGTTCGGCGGACGAGCAGTATGTGAAGAGCAACGCAAATAGACGTCCGTGTGCGAAGCAAGGCGTTCGGGGTCTGTTCAATCTTGGCCAGACCTGCTATCTGAACGTCATCCTGCAAACTCTATTACATGATCCCATTCTCAGCACCTACTTTCTTGGGAATGGTCACCAACCGCACGATTGTACCGTTGCGGATTGCATCGGGTGCGCTGTTGCTGAAGCCTTTGCCGATTTCAACAGCATTGACAAGCCGGAGGGCTTCGCGGCGCTCAATTTACTTCTAGCGTCCTGGCGCGCAAGCCCG ACGCTAGCTGGGTATCAGCAGCAGGACGCGCACGAGTACTATCAGTTCCTCGTTGACAAGCTACATACCAGCGCGGAAGGCAACCGGGATAACCACGAAAAGGGCTGCGGTTGCTTCTTCCACCGGACGTTCTACGGCAAACTGCGAAGCAGCGTGACCTGCGATAAATGCGGCAATGTCACGAAAACCGAAGACCCGATCGTCGATCTCAGTCTCGACGTTCAGGTCCAAGCAAAGAAACGAGCTATGGGCGGCGGCACGGGCCCTAATGCCTCACCGACCCTTAACGGGTGTTTAGAAAGCTTCACCTCTCCCGAGAAGCTCATGGCTGGTGTATACAACTGCAGCGGGTGCGGAAATACACCCCAGAAGGCAACGAAGCAGCTGCGGATCAAGAAACTTCCGGCGATTCTGTGTATGCAGCTTAAG CGCTTCGAACATACATTTGCCGTCTCAGAAAAAGTAGAAGGCCGCATCGACTTCCCGCTATCAATCAACATGCTTCCATATACCACAAATCCGAACGCCGTCGCCGATGAATCAGAATACACATACGACCTATCCTCGGCAGTAGTCCACAAAGGCAAGCTCGACGCAGGCCATTACTACGTCTACTGCCGCCAAGGCGAAGAG TGGATGCTCTTTAACGACGACCAAGTCACACCAGTAACCGAAGCAGACGTCCTCGGCGTCGACGCATACCTCTTATTCTATAACCTCCGGTGTCTAGCAAATACCGCACCGACGGCGCCATAG
- a CDS encoding Ytp1 family protein (COG:S;~EggNog:ENOG410PG2I;~InterPro:IPR018827,IPR018825;~PFAM:PF10355,PF10348;~SECRETED:SignalP(1-23);~TransMembrane:11 (n8-19c25/26o73-98i105-127o143-164i294-313o333-354i374-390o406-423i461-478o498-515i527-545o565-585i)), whose amino-acid sequence MLPRISRAALAAFLLASVATALAHGDDAHSHGIDTEMDMDMDMGHGHAMNTSSPEQPHPAANSPMSYFAYGKYTGWIVAHIALMVVAWCFVLPAAVMLSVARSRLALLLQFAFLVVNAAGLFVGIVYNSQTPDLYVNNAHHKIGWIATLVIAVQVVMALIFAYAGRGEKDADQDAYERAQFLPVSTDDDMAESPTSLPAGIRHEYRWSRDSGQGTERNTASLHSRASSACTSSADEYDDGFVKPEEEPLGQATQSRGFMANRVLDRFLARRVPALVSGRALRVLDFLYHVIDRVILPFGFVAIATGGVTYGGIMRGREIFNGLAHFIKGGIFFWYGILTLGRFMGCWADLGWAWNVKPPREIVGWKAKIRSGEFTESAVIFSYGVSNVFLENLNTKRGWSPTDFEHASIAIMFFGGGLCGMLFESRRVKNWLNSTIIRAPSPLEARETGHTSWRAPDTQDVSLNPMPALVILLLGMMMGSHHQNSMTSTMIHKQWGNMLIGFALARAMTYVLMYLKPPTSYLPSRPPTEIVASFCLIAGGLIFMLSTRNVVESIEYYELDAMFTFTVGMGFTAFVMACEIVLISIKAWAVKRKTRPQLAPYRFPA is encoded by the exons ATGCTACCGCGCATTTCTCGCGCCGCACTGGCGGCTTTTCTCCTAGCTTCTGTCGCGACTGCGCTCGCCCACGGCGATGACGCCCACAGTCACGGCATCGACACGGAAATGGACATGGATATGGACATGGGCCACGGGCATGCCATGAACACGTCCTCTCCAGAGCAACCGCACCCAGCCGCGAACTCGCCCATGAGCTACTTCGCCTACGGGAAATACACAGGCTGGATCGTGGCGCACATTGCGCTCATGGTCGTCGCATGGTGCTTTGTGTTACCAGCAG CTGTCATGCTGAGCGTCGCGCGATCACGCCTGGCGCTTCTACTGCAAttcgccttcctcgtcgtGAACGCGGCAGGTCTGTTTGTCGGAATCGTCTACAACAGCCAGACCCCTGATCTCTACGTGAACAATGCCCACCACAAGATCGGCTGGATCGCTACCCTGGTCATCGCCGTCCAGGTCGTTATGGCGCTGATCTTCGCCTACGCCGGTCGAGGCGAGAAGGATGCGGATCAGGATGCCTACGAGCGCGCGCAGTTCCTCCCCGTGTCTACCGATGACGATATGGCCGAGAGCCCGACGAGCTTGCCTGCTGGCATCCGCCATGAGTATCGCTGGTCGAGGGACAGCGGGCAGGGCACGGAGCGGAACACGGCGTCGCTGCATAGCCGGGCAAGCTCAGCTTGCACGTCATCGGCGGATGAGTATGATGATGGCTTTGTGAAGCCCGAGGAGGAACCCCTTGGGCAGGCGACGCAATCGCGTGGCTTCATGGCTAACCGTGTCCTTGATCGCTTCCTTGCTCGTCGTGTCCCGGCTTTGGTCTCTGGTCGTGCGCTTCGCGTCCTTGACTTCTTGTATCATGTTATTGATCGGGTTATTCTGCCGTTTGGTTTCGTTGCTATTGCTACCGGTGGCGTGACGTATGGCGGTATCATG AGAGGCCGAGAGATCTTCAACGGTCTTGCGCACTTCATCAAAGGAGGTATCTTCTTCTGGTACGGAATCTTGACCCTCGGCCGCTTCATGGGCTGCTGGGCAGACCTAGGCTGGGCCTGGAACGTCAAGCCGCCGCGCGAGATTGTCGGATGGAAGGCGAAGATCCGCAGCGGCGAATTCACAGAATCAGCCGTCATCTTCTCCTACGGCGTGAGCAATGTCTTCCTCgagaacctcaacaccaaacgCGGCTGGTCCCCAACCGACTTCGAGCACGCATCAATCGCCATCATGTTCTTCGGCGGAGGTCTATGCGGGATGCTCTTCGAGTCGAGGCGCGTCAAGAACTGGCTGAACAGCACCATCATTCGCGCCCCGTCTCCCCTTGAAGCGCGTGAAACTGGACACACCTCCTGGCGTGCCCCGGATACCCAGGACGTGTCCCTCAACCCCATGCCGGCCCTGGTCATCCTCCTGCTAGGTATGATGATGGGatcccaccaccagaacAGCATGACCTCGACCATGATCCACAAGCAATGGGGTAACATGCTCATTGGCTTCGCGCTGGCCCGCGCCATGACCTACGTCCTGATGTACCTGAAGCCTCCAACTTCATACCTGCCTTCTCGCCCACCAACCGAGATCGTCGCCTCGTTCTGCTTGATTGCCGGCGGTCTCATCTTCATGCTAAGT ACCCGCAACGTCGTCGAATCAATCGAATACTACGAACTCGACGCAATGTTCACCTTCACCGTCGGCATGGGCTTCACGGCTTTCGTCATGGCGTGCGAAATCGTCCTTATCTCCATCAAGGCATGGGCTGTTAAGCGCAAGACTCGTCCCCAGCTCGCTCCCTACCGCTTCCCGGCTTAA
- a CDS encoding acyclic terpene utilization AtuA family protein (COG:S;~EggNog:ENOG410PKRE;~InterPro:IPR010839;~PFAM:PF07287) — MARPVEARPVRVANCSGYHGDPAYEMYRQATLGDVDFITGDYLAEVNLANNAQAWREGKHPGYEPTAWHGLQQTIDVIAQKGIRVVINGGALDPKALALKVERLVSEKSLNLRVAYLSGDDMYPVLGPNMPSTKDSLRHLDAGNPSAAPSELTYAFLNNDTSKPVPMVSAHAYLGARSIVDGLRRGADIIICGRVADASPVIAAAWFWHGWAATDYDALAGSLIAGHLIECSAYVTGGNFAGFDDEAKYDLENLVAPGFPIADINRDGTCVITKHPGTGGVVNVDTVRCQFLYELQGTTYLNSDVSAHLKDVLIEDAGVDRVRVSGIRGSPPPPTTKCAVFYHGGYEAQLLLNATGYGTARKWDLLEKQLRHFISAEAAKDLETLEFQRVGVPAANPRSQLESTTYLRVFASSRNEASVRAVAKAMGDISLKHFSGFHSSLDMRTAIPRPFLAYYPAVVNQSSISEMINFIDGPEKISSFDTGHPPQYSSADIVNVRESYDPEPEQEQEQKPEQEPKGSSKTNPTRLGTLALGRSGDKGGNLNVGLFPTTNSPAHWSWLRRYMTRSRMRELIGEEDWDESYHIERVEFPGIRAVHFVVYGILGRGVSSSSRLDGFGKGFVDFIRDRVVEGPVGFGSKI; from the exons ATGGCGCGCCCCGTTGAAGCCAGACCCGTACGGGTCGCCAACTGCTCCGGCTATCATG GCGACCCAGCATATGAAATGTACCGCCAGGCGACACTAGGCGATGTCGACTTCATCACCGGTGATTATCTTGCAG AGGTCAATCTAGCCAATAATGCACAGGCatggagagaaggaaaacaCCCAGGCTATGAACCAACAGCATGGCACGGTCTACAGCAGACAATCGACGTAATCGCCCAGAAAGGAATCCGGGTGGTTATCAACGGGGGTGCTTTAGACCCCAAGGCCCTCGCGCTGAAAGTAGAGCGACTG GTATCTGAGAAAAGTCTCAACCTCCGCGTCGCGTACCTCTCAGGCGACGACATGTACCCAGTCCTCGGCCCCAACATGCCCAGCACAAAAGACTCCCTGCGCCATCTCGACGCCGGAAACCcatctgctgctccatcCGAGCTCACATATGCCTTCCTCAACAACGATACTAGCAAGCCAGTCCCCATGGTCTCAGCCCACGCGTACCTCGGCGCCCGCAGCATCGTCGACGGTCTCCGCCGCGGCGCAGATATCATAATCTGCGGCCGTGTCGCGGACGCAAGCCCCGTAATCGCCGCAGCGTGGTTCTGGCATGGCTGGGCTGCAACGGACTATGATGCGCTTGCTGGGTCGTTAATTGCAGGCCATCTGATTGAGTGTTCGGCGTATGTGACTGGTGGGAATTTTGCGGGGTTCGACGATGAGGCGAAGTATGATCTGGAGAACCTAGTTGCGCCTGGGTTTCCGATTGCGGATATTAATCGGGATGGGACTTGTGTTATTACGAAACATCCGGGGACTGGGGGCGTGGTCAATGTTGATACGGTCCGGTGTCAGTTTTTGTATGAGCTGCAGGGAACGACGTATCTGAATAGTGATGTTAGTGCGCATCTCAAGGACGTTTTGATTGAGGATGCTGGGGTGGATAG GGTACGCGTATCAGGTATAAGAGGCtccccaccaccgccgacaacCAAATGCGCCGTTTTCTATCACGGCGGCTACGAAGctcagctcctcctcaacgcAACGGGCTACGGCACCGCCAGGAAATGGGACCTCCTCGAGAAGCAGCTCCGCCATTTTATCTCGGCGGAGGCTGCAAAGGATCTTGAGACATTGGAGTTTCAAAG gGTCGGAGTCCCAGCCGCAAACCCGCGCTCCCAGCTAGAGAGCACGACATACCTACGTGTATTCGCATCCTCTCGCAACGAAGCATCCGTTCGTGCAGTCGCCAAGGCCATGGGAGACATCTCATTGAAGCATTTCTCCG GCTTCCACTCATCCCTAGACATGCGCACCGCCATCCCCCGGCCATTCCTCGCCTACTACCCAGCCGTAGTCAACCAGTCATCCATCAGCGAGATGATAAACTTCATCGACGGCCCTGAAAAGATCAGCAGCTTTGATACTGGACATCCCCCGCAGTACTCCTCTGCAGATATCGTTAACGTCCGCGAGTCCTACGACCCAGAAccggaacaggaacaggaacagaaaCCAGAACAGGAACCCAAAGGCAGTAGCAAAACAAACCCAACCCGCCTCGGcaccctcgccctcggccGCTCAGGCGATAAAGGCGGGAACCTGAATGTCGGTCTAttcccaacaacaaacagccCCGCGCACTGGTCCTGGCTGCGGAGGTACATGACCAGATCGCGCATGCGGGAGCTCATCGGGGAAGAGGACTGGGACGAGAGCTATCATATTGAGCGGGTGGAGTTCCCGGGCATCCGGGCGGTGCATTTTGTGGTCTATGGGATCTTGGGCAGGGGTGTTAGTAGTTCGTCGAGGTTGGATGGGTTTGGGAAGGGGTTTGTGGACTTTATTAGGGatagggttgttgaggggcctgttgggtttgggagCAAGATATAG
- a CDS encoding uncharacterized protein (COG:I;~EggNog:ENOG410PV78;~InterPro:IPR023606,IPR003673;~PFAM:PF02515;~go_function: GO:0008410 - CoA-transferase activity [Evidence IEA]) produces MTITIPTHETTPGDAVYGPGTFIDKTVLPVQDDARRVFELLASRTPGFTKDRAAWDTVNFSGKPTPMIPGPIKSAVVASALHGMAGLIANELLELRDGKDKDNRTVNIDTDHAGLWLGSVFTTYIDGVDTCGLARNGKLRSMFPPEQDFEQGFGKGISGRTTAIYQTKDPKVWYQLHGSLDAEKTLKSMGIDSGVEFKKPQQYYDYIQEHVRQWSPDELEMHNVRHGLCGSICYTPQGWRETEMGRILARHPLVNVTEETYAKDTPAVPMSAFAPKGQDKRPLAGIKVLEMVRIIAGPQVGVTLASYGADVIRVNCSRLADLNVLQLVLNAGKRTIDLDITKSEDMAHLHSLLADVDIFVQGFRSGTLDRRGLGLHNLLELAGKRNKGIIYVSENCYGPDGPFVERPGWQQIGDAASGSSYIMGRSQGLEEGTSVLPPLPVSDMITGLVGAVGAMLAVRERAVKGGSYHVKSSLVAADTISLEEEVGLYPPEVVEETTQRFGFPPITPDQFVSEVLIGVIDGWKKGLPGYLDEDSELMATFEQGTWGRQTLLKPVAQLSEDEATPRWITPPVPHCHYPRETTWLYQ; encoded by the exons atgacCATCACAATTCCCACACACGAAACAACACCCGGCGACGCCGTCTACGGACCCGGGACATTCATCGACAAGACCGTCCTCCCTGTCCAAGATGACGCAAGGCGAGTCTTCGAGCTGCTCGCTTCCCGAACACCAGGATTCACAAAGGACAGAGCCGCCTGGGACACAGTGAACTTCTCAGGAAAACCCACGCCCATGATCCCAGGACCAATCAAGAGCGCCGTTGTGGCGTCTGCTCTACACGGGATGGCAGGACTTATTGCAAACGAACTGCTCGAGCTACGTGACgggaaagacaaagacaacCGTACAGTGAACATCGACACCGACCACGCAGGCCTTTGGCTCGGCTCTGTCTTCACGACGTACATCGACGGTGTAGACACCTGCGGTCTCGCCCGGAACGGCAAGTTACGCTCCATGTTCCCGCCAGAGCAGGACTTCGAGCAAGGATTTGGAAAAGGGATTTCCGGCCGCACGACGGCGATATACCAGACCAAAGACCCGAAGGTGTGGTACCAGCTGCACGGGTCTCTGGACGCGGAGAAGACGCTGAAGTCTATGGGGATTGACTCCGGCGTGGAGTTCAAAAAGCCGCAGCAGTACTACGACTATATCCAGGAACATGTGAGGCAGTGGAGCCCTGATGAGCTGGAGATGCATAATGTGCGGCACGGTCTCTGTGGGAGTATTTGCTACACGCCGCAGGGGTGGAGGGAGAcggagatggggaggatatTGGCAAGACATCCGCTTGTTAATGTTACAGAGGAGACGTATGCGAAGGATACGCCGGCGGTGCCGATGTCTGCTTTTGCACCTAAGGGACAGGATAAGCGGCCATTAGCTGGGATCAAggtgttggagatggtgcgGATTATTGCTGGGCCGCAGGTTGGGGTTACCCTTGCTTCGTATGGAGCCGATGTGATTAGGGTTAACTGTAGCAGGCTGGCTGATCTTAAT GTCCTGCAACTCGTCCTCAACGCTGGAAAACGGACAATCGACTTGGACATCACCAAATCCGAAGACATGGCTCATCTACACTCGCTACTTGCAGACGTCGACATCTTCGTCCAAGGATTCCGCTCAGGCACACTAGACAGAAGGGGCCTGGGTCTGCACAACCTGCTTGAACTTGCAGGCAAACGCAACAAGGGAATCATCTATGTTTCCGAGAACTGCTACGGTCCAGACGGACCCTTCGTCGAGCGCCCCGGGTGGCAACAGATCGGCGACGCTGCATCAGGCAGCTCCTATATCATGGGCCGCTCGCAAGGCCTAGAAGAAGGCACAAGCGTGCTTCCGCCTCTCCCCGTATCTGATATGATCACTGGTCTTGTTGGCGCGGTGGGAGCAATGCTAGCCGTGCGAGAGCGTGCAGTCAAGGGCGGCTCGTATCATGTCAAGAGCTCGCTGGTTGCTGCTGATACGATCtcgttggaggaggaggtcgggCTGTATCCGCCGGAGGTTGTAGAGGAGACGACGCAGCGGTTTGGGTTCCCGCCGATTACGCCGGACCAGTTTGTCTCGGAGGTGCTGATCGGTGTGATTGATGGGTGGAAAAAGGGACTTCCTGGTTATTTGGATGAGGACTCCGAGCTTATGGCCACGTTTGAACAGGGGACCTGGGGTCGTCAGACGCTGTTGAAGCCTGTTGCGCAGCTtagcgaggatgaagcgACGCCGAGATGGATCACGCCGCCGGTGCCGCACTGCCACTATCCACGGGAGACAACCTGGCTGTATCAATga
- a CDS encoding uncharacterized protein (COG:S;~EggNog:ENOG410PTJV;~InterPro:IPR009003) yields the protein MATLMPNPLFCPFLTTELVHASATFQPQPKTLFDPSPPPARSRRSEGSSTDTTPTPDADGFIETDLRAGGPKLCESPCETIRKPPTNMKNLNRFRGPGSSQLKTKISDICRDDNVRPDYMEFCGRRSMYEPDRIPIVTLVVVTKRDYPSQTSWTIVSRKIFHYLQGSGITDVSVEIIDEDFEEDPQIHACVPSDAIFPIWKQVAMEIFHNIDCRGVFTIGCFRIGDEDDRLKCPPTILLGVDRSVKRDWKPARDTIVAILDKRGLIDVAVTIHKDNKVARRRGISDREGFAAEDCRKDPNFGTCLSPWDRKDEQGTLGGWVEVQNPKNGVWSTFALTCAHCCFPRECAVSPEDRQMVRHWTQQGVRVYDEHKKRLLPIDSPSYRDIRTELDVLAKQIEGFESMEQYRRVEELRANDEFVVPSWERDWKNISAALTRRQKERHTIKEFLHDNQNGSRLGTVFAASGLREVISTDDPKSLSIRDWALVRVDAGRAVGKNTFQSPPEFDVADLSELTEFGSRLPALDEELFKIGRATGYTKAKYGNLYSCNIATKTVNGKKEDVPTWEHVFLGAAHGYPAVDQGDSGSLVFNKLGTVLGMIFGGNGQCNLGYFTATHDLLSDIKHITGVQEIRIQDGIN from the exons atggccacccTGATGCCGAATCCCCTGTTTTGTCCTTTTTTAACCACCGAGCTCGTGCACGCTTCTGCTACGTTCCAACCACAGCCAAAGACTCTCTTTGACCCGAGCCCACCACCTGCTCGGTCACGGAGATCGGAGGGCTCATCGACTGACACAACGCCAACCCCCGACGCAGATGGCTTCATCGAGACCGACCTCAGGGCCGGTGGACCGAAGCTCTGTGAGTCACCTTGTGAGACGATCCGAAAGCCCCCAACGAACATGAAGAACCTTAATCGTTTCCGGGGGCCCGGATCATCCCAATTGAAGACCAAGATCAGCGACATATGTCGAGATGACAATGTCAGACCCGACTACATGGAGTTCTGCGGTAGGAGATCCATGTATGAGCCAGACCGCATCCCGATTGTTACTCTGGTCGTCGTTACGAAACGCGATTATCCATCCCAAACAAGCTGGACTATTGTTAGCCGCAAGATCTTCCACTACCTTCAGGGAAGTGGTATCACCGACGTATCAGTGGAGATAATAGACGAGGATTTCGAAGAGGATCCACAAATCCATGCCTGTGTCCCGAGCGACGCCATCTTTCCCATCTGGAAACAGGTAGCCATGGAGATCTTCCACAACATCGATTGCAGGGGCGTCTTCACAATCGGCTGCTTCCGGAttggcgacgaagatgaccGTCTTAAGTGTCCGCCAACCATCCTTTTGGGCGTGGATCGCTCAGTTAAGCGGGACTGGAAGCCGGCTAGGGATACGATTGTTGCAATCCTCGACAAAAGAGGCTTGATTGACGTTGCCGTTACCATTCACAAAGATAACAAAGTGGCAAGACGCCGCGGCATAAGTGACCGCGAAGGTTTCGCGGCCGAGGACTGTCGCAAGGATCCAAATTTCGGTACGTGCCTGAGTCCATGGGACAGGAAGGATGAACAAGGAACGCTGGGAGGATGGGTAGAAGTCCAAAACCCGAAGAATGGGGTATGGTCTACGTTCGCCCTCACATGTGCGCATTGTTGCTTTCCCAGAGAGTGTGCTGTTTCTCCAGAAGACCGTCAAA TGGTTCGGCACTGGACGCAGCAGGGCGTTCGCGTCTACGATGAGCACAAAAAGCGCCTCCTGCCGATTGATTCCCCCAGCTATCGGGACATCAGGACTGAGCTTGACGTGCTTGCGAAGCAAATCGAAGGGTTTGAGTCGATGGAACAATACCGAAGAGTGGAGGAGCTCAGGGCAAATGATGAGTTTGTCGTACCCTCCTGGGAACGTGATTGGAAGAACATCTCGGCAGCTCTTACTCGGCGCCAGAAGGAGCGTCACACTATCAAAGAGTTCCTACATGACAATCAAAACGGCTCCAGACTAGGGACAGTGTTCGCGGCTTCTGGTCTTCGAGAGGTAATATCCACGGACGACCCGAAAAGCCTTTCTATCCGGGACTGGGCTCTTGTCCGGGTGGATGCTGGACGGGCAGTGGGAAAGAATACGTTCCAG AGCCCACCAGAATTTGACGTGGCAGACCTCAGTGAGCTGACGGAGTTCGGCTCTAGGCTCCCtgcgctggacgaggaattATTTAAAATCGGACGCGCAACGGGATACACAAAAGCAAAGTACGGAAACTTGTACAGTTGCAATATTGCTACCAAGACTGTTaatggaaagaaggaagatgtCCCAACCTGGGAGCATGTTTTTCTGGGCGCAGCACACGGATACCCTGCCGTTGACCAAGGCGACTCAGGATCCCTTGTGTTCAATAAACTCGGCACTGTTCTAGGAATGATATTCGGAGGAAACGGTCAATGTAATCTCGGATACTTCACTGCAACCCACGATCTCCTCTCCGACATCAAGCACATTACAGGAGTGCAGGAGATTCGCATTCAAGATGGTATCAACTAA